The following proteins are encoded in a genomic region of Liolophura sinensis isolate JHLJ2023 chromosome 5, CUHK_Ljap_v2, whole genome shotgun sequence:
- the LOC135465852 gene encoding large ribosomal subunit protein uL29m-like has translation MAAHWTSRCCRVLFSLNSHVLNSAFTNPASRFCRLNLMRCSTFHTSVKRPGLDEFFEDKKLWTESEITCGRPWKLDELRIKSNEDLHKLWYVLLKERNMLMTMEHEYKRACELFPSPERLDKVDESMKNLLSVVDERNEAYNLLETGKTGKPEIVEDRNILGLKVKRQTREHFIPPFMNKMHKALHPPYTKIRGKYIHLYAEKLRKDRHRAHAKEKRRIAELRKRFPHIDIEDPPKEGW, from the exons ATGGCAGCTCACTGGACATCGCGATGTTGTcgagttttgttttcattgaattCACACGTGCTAAACTCTGCTTTCACAAACCCAGCTAGCAG ATTTTGCAGACTGAATCTAATGCGTTGTTCTACCTTTCACACCTCTGTTAAGCGACCAGGACTAGATGAGTTCTTTGAGGACAAGAAACTCTGGACAGAGTCAGAAATTACTTGTG GTCGACCATGGAAGCTGGATGAATTACGTATCAAAAGCAATGAGGACCTACACAAGTTATG GTACGTACTGTTGAAGGAGCGCAACATGTTGATGACGATGGAGCATGAGTATAAGAGGGCCTGTGAATTGTTCCCCAGTCCAGAGAGACTAGACAAG GTGGACGAGAGTATGAAGAATTTGTTGTCAGTCGTGGACGAAAGGAATGAAGCTTATAACCTTTTGGAAACTGGCAAGACTGGAAAACCCGAAATAGTAGAAGACAGAAACATATTAGGACTGAAAGTAAAACGGCAGACCAGAGAGCATTTCATCCCGCCTTTCATGAACAAAATGCACAAGGCATTGCACCCACCTTACACGAAGATACGAGGAAAGTACATTCATCTGTACGCGGAAAAACTCCGTAAAGATCGCCATCGCGCACATGCCAAGGAGAAGCGTCGCATTGCAGAGTTAAGGAAGCGCTTTCCACATATTGACATTGAGGATCCGCCAAAAGAAGGATGGTAG
- the LOC135465587 gene encoding prohibitin-2-like, with the protein MDQKKLGDLAGRLKGGGKGMGAGLGLLAAAGGLVYAAAQSIYTVDGGHRAIIFSRIGGVKNDIFTEGIHFRVPWFHYPIIYDIRSRPRKISSPTGSKDLQMVNISLRVLSRPDQMMLPTMYRQLGTDFDERVLPSITNEVLKSVVAKFNASQLITQRQQVSLLIRRELTERAKDFNIILDDVSITELSFSREYTAAVESKQVAQQEAQRAQFVVERAKQERQQKIVQAEGEAQAAKMIGQAISQNPGYLKLRKIRAAQNIARTVATSQNRVYLNAGSLMLNILDAEFDTSAEALSKKRK; encoded by the exons ATGGATCAGAAGAAACTAGGAGACCTTGCTGGGCGTTTGAAGGGCGGTGGAAAAGGAATGGGAGCTGGACTTGGGCTTCTGGCAGCAGCTGGTGGATTAGTATATGCAGCTGCTCAGTCGATTTACACAG ttGATGGTGGTCACAGAGCTATTATTTTCAGTCGTATTGGAGGAGTAAAGAATGACATTTTTACAGAGGGAATCCACTTCAG AGTCCCGTGGTTTCATTATCCTATCATTTATGACATTAGATCCAGGCCGAGAAAAATCTCTTCTCCAACTGGTAGCAAAG ATTTACAGATGGTGAATATTTCTCTGCGTGTGTTGTCGCGGCCAGATCAAATGATGTTACCAACCATGTACAGACAGCTAGGCACCGACTTTGATGAACGAGTTTTGCCGTCCATAACAAATGAG GTATTGAAGAGTGTGGTTGCAAAGTTTAATGCATCACAGCTGATAACACAGCGTCAGCAAGTCAGTCTTCTTATCAGGAGAGAACTGACAGAGCGAGCTAAAGACTTCAACATTATCCTTGATGACGTGTCCATCACTGAGCTCAGTTTTAGCCGAGAGTACACAGCAGCTGTGGAGTCCAAACAG GTTGCCCAACAAGAGGCTCAGCGTGCCCAGTTTGTTGTGGAGAGAGCCAAACAAGAACGACAACAAAAAATAGTCCAGGCAGAGGGTGAAGCTCAAGCTGCTAAAATG ATAGGGCAGGCCATCAGTCAGAATCCAGGTTACCTGAAGCTGAGAAAGATCAGAGCTGCGCAGAACATTGCCAGAACA GTGGCAACCTCACAGAACCGTGTGTATTTGAATGCAGGGTCATTGATGTTAAACATCTTAGATGCAGAGTTTGACACATCAGCAGAAGCGCTATCAAAGAAGAGAAAGTAG